One window of Lathamus discolor isolate bLatDis1 chromosome 22, bLatDis1.hap1, whole genome shotgun sequence genomic DNA carries:
- the MTHFD2 gene encoding bifunctional methylenetetrahydrofolate dehydrogenase/cyclohydrolase, mitochondrial → MATALCPLRGLASSALRPRGRRIHLSAPSNDAVVISGRKLARQIRQEARHEVEQWVAAGNKRPHLSVVLVGENPASHSYVLNKTKAAADVGISSETILRPASITEEELLDLISKLNNDANVDGLLVQLPLPEHIDERKICNAVSPDKDVDGFHVINVGRMCLDQYSMLPATPWGVWEIIKRTGIPTLGKNVVVAGRSKNVGMPIAMLLHTDGRHERPGGDATVTISHRYTPKEQLKQHTIRADIVVAAAGIPNLITADMIKEGAAVIDVGITRVQDPITAKPRLVGDVDFEGVKKKASYITPVPGGVGPMTVAMLMKNTIIAAKKLLKPKELQALTV, encoded by the exons ATGGCAACCGCGCTGTGCCCGCTCCGCGGCCTGGCGAGCTCCGCGCTCCGGCCCCGCGGCCGCCGCATCCACCTCAGCGCGCCCAG CAATGATGCGGTTGTGATCTCAGGCAGGAAGCTGGCCCGGCAGATCCGGCAGGAAGCCCGTCATGAGGTTGAGCAGTGGGTAGCAGCTGGAAACAAGAGACCTCACCTCAGTGTTGTCCTCGTGGGTGAGAATCCAGCGAGTCACTCCTATGTgttgaacaaaaccaaagcGGCTGCTGATGTTG GTATCAGCAGTGAAACCATCCTCAGGCCAGCTTCCATTACTGAAGAGGAGCTCCTGGATTTGATCAGCAAACTCAATAACGATGCCAATGTGGATGGTTTGTTAGTGCAGCTTCCTTTACCTG aacATATTGATGAACGCAAGATTTGCAACGCTGTGAGTCCAGACAAAGATGTTGATGGCTTTCATGTGATAAACGTGGGGCGCATGTGCCTTGACCAGTACTCCATGCTGCCAGCCACCCCCTGGGGAGTGTGGGAGATCATTAAGAGAACTG GCATCCCAACACTGGGGAAGAACGTGGTGGTGGCTGGCAGGTCGAAGAACGTGGGCATGCCCATTGCCATGTTGCTGCATACAGATGGCAGGCACGAGCGGCCAGGAG GTGATGCCACAGTCACGATATCCCACCGCTACACTCccaaggagcagctgaagcAACACACTATCCGTGCTGATAttgtggtagcagcagcag GCATTCCCAATCTGATCACAGCTGATATGATCAAAGAAGGAGCTGCAGTTATTGATGTGGGAATAACAAGAGTGCAGGATCCCATCACTGCTAAACCCAGGCTGGTTGGGGATGTGGATTTTGAAG GGGTGAAGAAGAAAGCCAGCTACATCACCCCAGTCCCAGGGGGAGTTGGGCCCATGACTGTTGCCATGCTGATGAAGAACACCATCATCGCTGCCAAGAAGCTGTTGAAACCCAAAGAGCTGCAAGCATTAACAGTATAA